A DNA window from Providencia huaxiensis contains the following coding sequences:
- a CDS encoding ABC transporter substrate-binding protein, protein MKLKTLSTLIAAGLSLAAISTTVNAAGRLVVYCSATNAMCETETQAFAKKYDVKTTFVRNGSGSTLAKIEAEKRNPQADVWYGGTLDPHSQAGEMDLLEPYKSPNLSEIMPQFQDPAKRKGNYSSAVYIGILGFGVNKDRLKEKGLPIPTCWKDLTKPEYKGEIQIADPQSSGTAYTALATFDQLWGNEQAFDYLKKLNSNISQYTKSGIAPARNAARGESAIGIGFLHDYSLEVENGAPLELIAPCEGTGYEIGGISILKNARNMDNAKLFVDFVLSKEAQELSWKEGKSYQILTNTTAESSPISLKLNELNLINYDMDKYGDADVRKNLINKWVTEVKMSK, encoded by the coding sequence ATGAAACTGAAAACTCTCTCTACGCTTATCGCTGCGGGTTTATCCCTAGCGGCTATTTCTACCACTGTGAATGCGGCAGGCCGTTTAGTTGTTTACTGTAGCGCCACTAACGCCATGTGTGAAACTGAAACGCAAGCTTTTGCTAAGAAATACGATGTCAAAACCACCTTTGTACGTAATGGTTCTGGCAGTACTTTAGCCAAAATTGAAGCAGAAAAACGTAACCCACAAGCTGACGTGTGGTATGGCGGTACATTAGACCCACATTCACAAGCTGGGGAAATGGATTTACTTGAGCCATATAAATCGCCGAATCTGTCTGAGATCATGCCGCAGTTCCAAGACCCTGCAAAACGTAAAGGCAACTACTCTTCCGCTGTTTACATCGGTATTTTAGGTTTCGGTGTCAATAAAGACCGCTTAAAAGAGAAAGGCTTGCCAATCCCTACTTGCTGGAAAGATTTAACTAAACCTGAATATAAAGGCGAAATTCAAATTGCAGATCCACAAAGTTCAGGAACTGCTTATACCGCATTAGCCACTTTCGACCAATTATGGGGAAATGAGCAAGCCTTTGATTACCTGAAAAAACTAAACTCAAATATCTCTCAATATACTAAGTCTGGTATTGCCCCGGCACGTAATGCCGCTCGTGGTGAGTCGGCAATTGGTATTGGCTTCTTACATGATTATTCATTAGAAGTGGAAAACGGTGCGCCATTAGAACTTATCGCCCCTTGTGAAGGAACAGGCTATGAAATCGGTGGGATCAGTATCTTGAAAAATGCACGTAATATGGACAACGCGAAACTGTTTGTCGATTTCGTCTTATCGAAAGAAGCTCAAGAGCTGAGCTGGAAAGAAGGGAAATCTTATCAAATCCTGACCAATACGACGGCTGAATCCTCACCTATCTCATTGAAACTCAATGAGTTGAACCTAATTAATTACGATATGGATAAATACGGCGATGCTGACGTCCGTAAAAACCTTATCAACAAATGGGTTACTGAAGTCAAAATGAGCAAATAG
- a CDS encoding NAD+ synthase, which yields MSRKLNISLAQLNWLVGDIEGNCERMLQVVSEQAPNTDIVMFSELSLTGYPPEDLIFRGDFEDRCVAQLERLQKASSETAIIVGHPWYEGDDIYNALSFFYQGKLHARYFKQELPNYGVFDEPRYFTADEKTCVVEFKGYQLGLLICEDIWYDEPVDAAKGAGAEILLTINASPYDINKEHIRTDLLVEHCKRTHMPIVYLNQVGGQDELVFDGGSKIIANKGKQTFKLEEFKEQVITVQFDELALVSEGSVFIENDPVAQVYQALVMSTRDYINKNGFNGAILGLSGGIDSGLTVAIAVDAIGKEHVQAVMMPFHYTSEMSIHDAKEQADLLGVEFDIVSIEPMFDAFMAQLTPMFEGTAVDTTEENLQARCRAVILMAMSNKRRRLVLTTSNKSESAVGYSTLYGDMAGGFDVLKDVPKTLVFELAKYRNTLSPAIPQRVIDRPPSAELAPGQLDQDSLPPYDVLDALLEGYVEKDLSVNDLIKLGFDKDVVRRVVRLVDINEYKRRQAPVGPRITMRNFGKDRRYPITSGFGRKNWS from the coding sequence ATGAGCCGTAAGCTTAATATTTCACTAGCACAACTTAATTGGTTAGTCGGTGACATCGAAGGCAACTGCGAACGCATGTTGCAAGTTGTGAGTGAACAAGCACCAAACACAGATATTGTCATGTTTTCAGAGCTGTCTTTGACAGGCTACCCACCAGAAGATTTGATTTTTCGTGGCGATTTTGAAGATCGTTGCGTCGCACAATTAGAACGTTTACAAAAAGCAAGCTCAGAGACAGCGATTATCGTTGGTCACCCATGGTATGAAGGGGATGATATCTATAATGCATTATCATTTTTCTACCAAGGTAAACTGCACGCACGTTATTTTAAACAAGAGCTACCCAATTATGGCGTGTTTGATGAGCCTCGTTATTTTACCGCAGATGAAAAAACCTGTGTCGTTGAATTTAAAGGCTATCAGCTTGGCTTATTGATTTGTGAAGATATTTGGTATGACGAGCCGGTAGATGCAGCCAAAGGGGCTGGCGCTGAAATATTATTGACAATCAATGCATCTCCTTATGACATTAATAAAGAACATATTCGAACCGATTTATTAGTCGAACATTGTAAACGCACTCATATGCCAATTGTGTATCTCAACCAAGTGGGTGGGCAAGATGAATTGGTGTTTGATGGCGGCTCAAAAATCATTGCAAACAAAGGCAAGCAAACCTTTAAATTGGAAGAGTTTAAAGAGCAGGTTATTACAGTGCAATTTGATGAACTTGCACTGGTGAGCGAAGGTAGTGTATTTATTGAAAATGACCCTGTTGCACAGGTATACCAAGCCTTAGTCATGTCAACTCGTGACTACATCAATAAAAATGGTTTTAATGGGGCTATTTTAGGGCTATCAGGGGGTATTGACTCAGGGCTGACAGTGGCTATTGCTGTTGATGCAATAGGGAAAGAGCATGTGCAAGCAGTGATGATGCCATTCCATTATACTTCTGAAATGAGTATTCACGACGCTAAAGAACAAGCTGATTTGCTTGGTGTTGAGTTTGATATCGTATCTATCGAGCCGATGTTTGATGCATTTATGGCGCAGTTAACGCCTATGTTTGAAGGGACTGCGGTTGATACAACTGAAGAAAACTTACAAGCACGGTGCCGAGCGGTTATTTTAATGGCGATGTCGAATAAACGCCGTCGCTTAGTGCTGACTACCAGTAATAAGAGTGAGTCAGCAGTCGGTTACTCAACGCTTTATGGTGATATGGCGGGTGGGTTTGATGTGTTAAAAGATGTGCCTAAAACCCTTGTCTTTGAGTTGGCTAAATACCGTAATACATTATCTCCTGCAATCCCACAACGTGTGATTGATAGGCCGCCATCAGCAGAACTTGCGCCAGGCCAATTAGATCAAGACAGTTTACCGCCTTATGATGTGCTAGACGCCTTATTAGAAGGTTATGTGGAAAAAGACTTGTCAGTGAATGACCTAATCAAACTTGGTTTCGATAAAGACGTAGTACGCAGAGTTGTGCGTCTTGTCGATATTAATGAATATAAACGTCGTCAGGCTCCGGTTGGGCCACGTATTACGATGCGTAATTTTGGCAAAGATCGCCGCTATCCGATCACCTCAGGTTTTGGCCGTAAAAACTGGTCATAA
- a CDS encoding MASE1 domain-containing sensor histidine kinase gives MNKSLRLTLQSIFLFFTYSLLWIGLWIIGFYLSQNSFQATLFLPQGLRLALMIILWRRYWPTLLLSEGILNFWLSSEQLLFQPVLLLSPLLSLGVAFVIQNIWWRYTLYWQRLLLLLAGVAANSVLHALLFSGLSPYSISQLFLTTFTGGILLSPFVYLIYEYLHEQHYQMLLDYGTPDKQLRTSLIVWCFLFCVVGLSVQVFFAPEIERLIVLLVFIPNVFMAYRYGWQGGVLSALLGSLIITFARQFHGAFADLEELEMFLSTQALIGIGLGIAISRQKQLASNLQRYRQRLEEELKARRDLMRQLVHTEEDIKKAIARELHDEIGQNITAIQIQSMLVKKTAPDDISHQAASQINELAQQIHQSTRQMLRQLRPPVLDEMSLENALKHLIAEFSFPQNNIQCQFHYGLQETPINETVLFTLYRLVQELLNNISKHAKATQIHISLKQIGDSIQLVVDDNGVGIPFSKRTSGFGLRGIEERVRALGGDWTLTTQNGTQISVNLPTF, from the coding sequence ATGAATAAAAGCTTACGGTTAACGCTGCAATCCATCTTTTTATTTTTTACCTATTCCCTGTTATGGATTGGGTTGTGGATCATCGGCTTTTATTTAAGTCAAAACAGTTTTCAGGCAACGTTGTTTCTTCCACAAGGCTTGCGCCTAGCATTGATGATTATCCTTTGGCGGCGCTACTGGCCAACACTGCTGCTTAGCGAAGGAATATTGAATTTTTGGTTATCATCGGAGCAACTTCTCTTTCAACCTGTTTTGCTGTTGTCTCCATTATTAAGTCTCGGTGTTGCTTTTGTTATTCAAAACATCTGGTGGCGCTATACGTTATATTGGCAACGATTATTATTATTGCTCGCAGGTGTTGCCGCAAATAGTGTATTACATGCCTTATTATTCAGTGGGTTATCACCCTATTCCATTAGCCAGTTATTTCTAACAACATTCACAGGGGGAATACTCCTTTCTCCTTTTGTTTACCTTATTTATGAGTATCTCCACGAACAGCACTACCAGATGTTACTGGATTATGGAACGCCAGATAAACAATTGCGCACATCCTTAATTGTTTGGTGTTTTCTATTTTGTGTTGTCGGGCTCAGTGTCCAAGTTTTTTTCGCCCCCGAAATCGAACGGTTAATTGTCCTTCTGGTATTTATTCCTAACGTTTTTATGGCCTACCGCTATGGCTGGCAAGGTGGCGTACTTTCTGCATTATTAGGCAGTTTAATTATTACTTTTGCACGGCAATTTCACGGGGCATTTGCCGATTTAGAAGAGTTAGAAATGTTTCTCAGCACGCAGGCCTTAATTGGCATTGGGCTTGGGATAGCAATTAGCCGGCAGAAACAATTAGCCAGTAATTTACAGCGTTATCGCCAACGCCTAGAAGAGGAGTTAAAAGCACGCCGCGACTTAATGCGGCAGCTCGTGCACACAGAGGAGGATATCAAAAAAGCGATTGCCCGTGAGCTGCATGATGAGATTGGGCAAAATATTACTGCCATCCAAATTCAGTCGATGCTAGTGAAAAAAACGGCGCCAGATGATATTAGCCACCAAGCTGCAAGCCAAATAAATGAATTAGCCCAGCAAATTCACCAATCTACGCGGCAAATGTTACGCCAATTGCGCCCTCCCGTATTAGATGAAATGTCCCTTGAAAATGCACTTAAGCACTTAATTGCTGAATTTTCTTTCCCACAAAATAATATCCAGTGCCAATTTCATTATGGCTTACAAGAAACACCGATCAATGAAACGGTTTTGTTTACACTTTATCGTCTCGTCCAAGAGTTACTAAACAATATCAGTAAACATGCAAAAGCCACACAAATCCACATATCTCTTAAGCAAATAGGTGACTCGATCCAGCTAGTTGTTGATGATAATGGCGTTGGTATTCCATTTAGCAAACGCACGAGTGGCTTTGGTTTGCGCGGTATTGAGGAGAGAGTTCGAGCCTTAGGCGGTGACTGGACACTGACCACCCAAAATGGAACACAAATAAGTGTTAACTTGCCCACATTTTGA
- the uhpC gene encoding MFS transporter family glucose-6-phosphate receptor UhpC, whose protein sequence is MTGKDTLSLDNTYRFWRRRLMLSMIIGYATFYLTRKSFNFVMPVMQNELFLDKSDIGWIATAFYLTYGISKFLSGIFHDITGYRWFMGVGLVMTGLLNIIFAYCLSFPALLIVWTLNGFFQGWGWPPCARILTHWYSRNERGFWWGLWNISINLGGMLLPLLTALLATQYSWQMALIVPGIIGVIIGLWLCRQLRGTPQEEQLPSVGQWRQDVLELRQERLSPPMPMLTILKDAIIFNRMIWLLGFSYILVYLIRMAINDWGNLWLTEKHGTNLLSANATLSLFELGGLLGALCSGWGSDILFRGQRAPMILLFSLGLCVSVSALWLTPIHHYALLAVCFFAIGFFVFGPQMLIGLAATEYCHKKAAGAVTGYLGLYAYLGAAIAGWPLSQVIAHYGWSGMFSLLASAAALMGLLLMPLLIANVSKREHLAGTVSPSDNKT, encoded by the coding sequence ATGACAGGTAAAGACACCTTGAGTCTGGATAACACGTATCGTTTTTGGCGTCGCCGCTTAATGCTATCAATGATTATTGGTTATGCCACTTTTTACCTTACGCGAAAGAGTTTTAACTTCGTGATGCCTGTCATGCAAAACGAGCTGTTTCTCGATAAAAGCGATATTGGCTGGATAGCGACTGCCTTTTATTTAACCTACGGTATTTCTAAGTTTTTATCGGGGATTTTCCACGATATTACCGGATACCGTTGGTTTATGGGCGTCGGTTTAGTGATGACTGGGCTACTGAATATTATTTTTGCCTATTGTTTATCGTTTCCCGCGTTATTAATTGTCTGGACACTAAATGGCTTTTTTCAAGGTTGGGGCTGGCCACCTTGCGCACGTATTCTAACGCACTGGTATTCACGCAATGAGCGTGGGTTTTGGTGGGGGCTGTGGAATATTTCCATCAACCTAGGTGGAATGTTACTGCCTTTGCTTACAGCACTATTGGCAACCCAGTACAGCTGGCAAATGGCGTTAATTGTCCCCGGGATTATTGGTGTCATCATTGGGTTATGGCTGTGCCGCCAATTACGTGGCACACCACAAGAAGAACAGCTACCAAGCGTGGGGCAATGGCGACAAGATGTTTTGGAGTTACGCCAAGAGCGTTTGTCCCCTCCCATGCCGATGTTAACGATTTTAAAAGATGCCATTATTTTTAACCGAATGATTTGGTTACTAGGCTTCTCCTATATTTTGGTTTATCTGATTCGCATGGCGATAAACGATTGGGGGAATTTATGGTTAACAGAAAAGCATGGCACTAACTTACTCAGTGCAAATGCCACACTGTCGTTATTTGAATTAGGGGGATTATTAGGTGCGCTCTGCTCGGGCTGGGGCTCTGATATCCTATTTCGTGGCCAACGTGCACCTATGATCCTACTGTTTTCATTGGGGCTTTGTGTCTCCGTGAGCGCCTTATGGTTAACACCAATTCATCACTACGCTTTATTGGCTGTATGTTTTTTTGCTATCGGATTTTTTGTTTTTGGGCCCCAAATGTTAATCGGTCTAGCTGCAACAGAATATTGTCATAAAAAAGCAGCTGGAGCGGTAACGGGCTATCTGGGTTTGTATGCCTATTTAGGGGCTGCAATCGCTGGATGGCCACTCTCTCAAGTCATTGCACACTATGGTTGGTCAGGGATGTTTTCTTTACTAGCCAGTGCCGCGGCTTTGATGGGATTACTGCTAATGCCTCTTTTGATTGCCAATGTCAGCAAACGAGAGCATTTAGCAGGCACTGTTTCACCCTCTGATAATAAAACCTGA
- the glnB gene encoding nitrogen regulatory protein P-II, whose amino-acid sequence MKKIDAIIKPFKLDDVREALAEVGITGMTVTEVKGFGRQKGHTELYRGAEYMVDFLPKVKIEIVVPDDIVENCVETIMQTAQTGKIGDGKIFVYDVARVIRIRTGEQDEEAI is encoded by the coding sequence ATGAAAAAAATTGATGCAATTATAAAGCCATTCAAACTTGATGATGTCCGTGAAGCGTTGGCAGAAGTCGGTATTACAGGAATGACCGTAACTGAAGTGAAAGGTTTTGGTCGTCAAAAAGGGCATACTGAACTTTACCGCGGTGCAGAGTATATGGTCGATTTTTTACCTAAGGTAAAAATTGAAATTGTTGTCCCTGATGACATTGTTGAAAACTGTGTCGAAACCATTATGCAAACGGCACAAACAGGTAAAATCGGTGATGGGAAGATCTTTGTTTATGATGTCGCCCGCGTGATCCGTATTCGTACTGGTGAGCAAGACGAAGAAGCGATTTAG
- a CDS encoding sensor histidine kinase, with product MNVLSKWRFFPRSLRQLVVMAFWLVLLPLLVLAYQAYQSLEQLSNQAANINKTTLLDARRSEVMSSLALEMERSYRQYCVLQDATLKTQYQKQFADYQQMFERQSTILPASSDTSALTKTLDALKTVTCENNEPTEKITRALEQFSTENALLVQETRDVIFSRGEQLQKAIANKGQLFGWQSLILFLLSALLVALFTRMIIGPVKAIERMINRLGTGRTIANNIERFKGPRELRTIAQRIIWLSERLAWLESQRHEFLRHISHELKTPLASMREGTELLADEVAGPLTVSQKEVVEILDHSSKHLQQLIEQLLDYNRKLVDDPPEAQIVDLQKLIEDIVKAHNLPARAKNIKTEVRLKVDSCLAEPSLLGRVIDNIYSNAVHYGGESGNIWISSRQIGNKLLIEVANTGTPIPESEQSMIFEPFYQGSLQRKGAVKGSGLGLSIAQDCIKQMGGELSLVPNKSADVCFRIELPLTAENE from the coding sequence ATGAATGTATTGAGTAAATGGCGTTTTTTCCCTCGCTCCTTGCGTCAACTAGTTGTGATGGCATTTTGGCTTGTACTGCTTCCTTTATTAGTATTAGCCTATCAAGCATATCAAAGCCTTGAGCAACTGAGTAACCAAGCAGCCAATATCAATAAAACCACGTTACTTGACGCACGGCGTAGTGAAGTGATGAGTAGCCTCGCATTAGAAATGGAGCGGAGCTATCGTCAATATTGTGTTTTGCAAGATGCCACATTGAAAACCCAATATCAGAAACAGTTTGCTGACTACCAGCAAATGTTTGAACGCCAGAGTACTATCTTACCCGCCTCGTCAGATACTTCCGCGTTGACTAAAACATTGGATGCGCTTAAGACGGTCACATGTGAAAACAATGAACCAACAGAAAAAATCACACGGGCTTTAGAACAATTTTCTACTGAGAATGCCTTATTAGTGCAAGAAACTCGAGATGTGATTTTTAGCCGTGGGGAACAGTTGCAAAAAGCGATTGCGAATAAAGGCCAACTATTTGGTTGGCAAAGTTTAATTTTATTCTTATTAAGCGCATTGCTAGTGGCACTATTCACTCGGATGATTATTGGCCCCGTTAAAGCTATCGAGCGAATGATTAACCGTCTCGGTACTGGGCGTACGATAGCCAATAATATTGAGCGCTTTAAAGGCCCTAGGGAGCTACGGACAATCGCACAGCGCATTATTTGGTTAAGTGAACGACTCGCATGGCTTGAATCACAGCGCCACGAATTTCTCCGCCATATTTCACATGAATTAAAAACGCCTCTTGCAAGCATGCGTGAAGGGACGGAGTTACTCGCGGACGAGGTTGCTGGGCCATTAACCGTGTCTCAAAAAGAGGTTGTAGAAATTCTTGATCACAGCAGTAAGCATCTTCAGCAACTTATTGAGCAATTACTTGATTATAATCGTAAGCTTGTAGATGACCCACCAGAAGCACAGATCGTTGATTTACAAAAACTCATTGAAGATATCGTCAAAGCACATAACTTACCTGCACGGGCTAAGAACATCAAAACAGAAGTGCGTTTAAAAGTGGATAGCTGTTTAGCTGAACCCTCACTTCTTGGGCGAGTTATTGATAATATCTATTCCAATGCGGTGCACTATGGTGGCGAATCAGGTAATATTTGGATCTCTAGTCGCCAAATAGGTAATAAACTTCTGATTGAAGTTGCGAATACAGGAACGCCAATTCCTGAATCTGAGCAAAGCATGATTTTTGAGCCGTTCTATCAAGGCTCATTACAAAGAAAAGGTGCTGTTAAAGGAAGTGGGCTAGGGCTAAGTATTGCGCAAGATTGTATTAAACAAATGGGAGGAGAACTTTCTCTCGTTCCCAATAAATCAGCAGATGTCTGTTTTAGAATTGAACTGCCTCTAACCGCAGAGAATGAATAA
- a CDS encoding response regulator transcription factor, with product MIKIALVDDHIVVRSGFAQLLTLEPDISVVGQYANAQEAWPNLLNLDIDVAIMDISMPDENGLQLLSRLRQKKPDFRTIILSIYDTPAFVQSALDAGASAYLTKRCGPEELVQAVRSVHQGGCYLCSDAMRALRHSPQQQKSLQELTPREREVFDLLVAGLSVKVIAEQLELSHKTVHVHRANILGKLQCENTIDLVHYALEHNLISR from the coding sequence ATGATAAAAATCGCGTTAGTTGATGACCACATCGTTGTGCGTTCTGGTTTCGCACAACTTTTGACACTTGAACCTGATATTTCGGTTGTCGGGCAATATGCCAATGCTCAAGAGGCTTGGCCCAATTTGCTTAATTTAGATATTGATGTTGCCATCATGGATATTTCGATGCCAGATGAAAACGGTTTACAACTTTTATCACGGTTACGCCAAAAAAAACCTGATTTTCGCACCATTATATTGAGCATTTATGATACCCCTGCCTTTGTACAAAGTGCTTTAGATGCAGGTGCCAGTGCTTACTTAACAAAACGTTGTGGCCCTGAAGAGCTAGTCCAAGCGGTTCGCTCTGTACACCAAGGCGGTTGCTACCTATGCTCTGATGCTATGCGAGCGCTACGCCATTCACCACAACAGCAAAAAAGCCTACAAGAACTGACGCCCCGAGAACGGGAAGTGTTTGATTTATTAGTGGCTGGCTTGAGTGTAAAAGTGATCGCAGAGCAACTTGAACTAAGCCATAAAACTGTGCATGTGCACCGCGCAAATATTTTAGGCAAACTACAATGTGAAAATACCATCGACCTTGTTCATTACGCGTTAGAACATAACCTAATTTCAAGGTAA
- the qseG gene encoding two-component system QseEF-associated lipoprotein QseG: MVNRSTGVWAVLYRNASLNKHNQRVPYVMRRTGLNFGAVLFSLILSGCVVKNGQSPLETLAQVVVPEVKVTDYRYTSCETIWNNDQPTARENALFWLRMMDCADRTETSQAREDASKIEVTNWSSAFQHNILLNSADPSIAERRKMLDSINTYSLNFPTAVRPLLQLWREQQVQIINLSDSGARYKRLQQEMDSKLDRLKEDNAKLAFELNTTSRKLENLTDIERQLSSRKKSTNETEKDVENGGEGDKPISSEEPKPGNSVSSPVEQNSSENEQK; the protein is encoded by the coding sequence ATGGTAAATCGGTCTACAGGTGTTTGGGCGGTACTTTACCGTAACGCATCGTTAAATAAACATAATCAAAGAGTACCTTATGTGATGAGACGTACGGGGCTCAATTTTGGGGCGGTTTTATTTTCCCTAATTTTAAGTGGTTGTGTAGTCAAGAATGGTCAGTCACCACTCGAAACTCTGGCCCAAGTCGTTGTGCCAGAAGTTAAAGTTACAGACTACCGTTATACATCATGTGAAACGATTTGGAATAATGACCAGCCAACTGCACGGGAAAATGCACTATTTTGGTTGCGAATGATGGACTGTGCTGATCGCACTGAAACCAGTCAAGCACGTGAAGACGCAAGCAAAATAGAAGTAACAAACTGGTCGAGCGCATTTCAACATAATATTTTGTTGAATTCTGCGGATCCGTCCATTGCAGAGCGCCGTAAAATGCTTGATAGCATAAATACGTATAGTTTGAATTTTCCAACAGCCGTAAGGCCATTATTACAATTATGGCGTGAGCAACAAGTGCAAATTATCAACTTGTCAGACTCAGGGGCCCGCTATAAACGCTTACAGCAAGAAATGGATAGCAAACTCGACCGTTTAAAGGAAGATAATGCTAAATTGGCTTTCGAGCTGAATACGACCTCCCGTAAGCTTGAAAATTTAACGGATATTGAACGTCAGCTTTCTTCTCGCAAAAAAAGCACGAACGAAACCGAAAAAGACGTGGAAAATGGGGGGGAAGGAGATAAACCTATTTCCTCAGAAGAGCCAAAGCCGGGTAACAGCGTATCTTCTCCAGTAGAACAAAATTCATCGGAGAATGAACAAAAATGA
- the glrR gene encoding two-component system response regulator GlrR, protein MTNRKSASLLLVDDDPSLLKLLGMRLSSEGFKVTTAESGPEALKILQKEKLDLVISDLRMDEMDGMALFDEIQKAHPNMPVIILTAHGSIPDAVAATQRGVFSFLTKPVDKDALYKAIDEALALSSTPISDEEWSSGIVTRSPLMIRLLEQAHMVAQSDVSVLINGQSGTGKEVLAQAIHKASPRARKPFIAINCGALPEQLLESELFGHAKGAFTGAVSNREGLFFAASGGTLFLDEIGDMPMPLQVKLLRVLQERKVRPLGSNRDLDIDVRILSATHRNLPKAMEKNEFREDLYYRLNVVNLRIPALNERSEDIPLLANHLLRESASRHKPFVRSFSSDAMKCLITASWPGNVRQLVNVIEQCVALTTSPVISEALVSQALQGENTALPTFVEARNQFELNYLRKLLQMTKGNVTQAARMAGRNRTEFYKLLGRHDLEANDFKE, encoded by the coding sequence ATGACGAATCGCAAGTCAGCAAGTTTATTGTTAGTTGACGATGACCCAAGCCTTCTTAAACTGTTAGGTATGCGCTTGAGTAGTGAAGGTTTTAAAGTCACTACAGCAGAAAGTGGTCCAGAAGCACTAAAAATCTTACAAAAAGAAAAGTTAGATTTAGTGATCAGCGATTTACGCATGGACGAAATGGACGGCATGGCGCTATTTGATGAAATTCAAAAAGCGCATCCAAATATGCCTGTCATTATATTAACGGCACATGGCTCTATCCCTGATGCGGTAGCAGCAACGCAGCGGGGCGTATTTAGTTTTTTAACTAAACCTGTCGATAAAGACGCGTTGTATAAAGCGATTGATGAGGCACTCGCGCTCTCTTCGACACCGATTAGCGATGAAGAGTGGAGCTCTGGCATTGTCACACGTAGCCCCTTAATGATACGGCTATTAGAACAAGCACATATGGTGGCGCAATCTGATGTTAGCGTATTAATTAATGGGCAAAGTGGTACAGGTAAAGAGGTATTAGCTCAGGCTATTCATAAAGCTAGTCCTAGGGCTCGTAAGCCATTTATTGCCATTAACTGCGGTGCACTGCCTGAACAATTATTAGAGTCTGAATTATTTGGCCATGCGAAAGGGGCTTTTACCGGTGCAGTCAGTAACCGCGAAGGGTTATTCTTTGCAGCCAGTGGTGGTACGTTATTTTTAGATGAAATTGGCGATATGCCAATGCCATTGCAGGTTAAATTATTGCGGGTATTGCAAGAGCGCAAAGTTCGTCCTTTAGGCAGTAACCGCGATTTAGACATTGACGTGCGTATTTTGTCTGCAACTCACCGTAATCTTCCTAAAGCGATGGAAAAAAATGAGTTTCGTGAAGACCTCTACTATCGCCTGAATGTGGTTAATTTACGTATTCCTGCGTTAAATGAGCGTTCAGAAGATATTCCTTTATTAGCTAATCACTTATTACGTGAATCTGCATCACGACATAAACCTTTCGTACGCAGTTTTTCCAGTGATGCAATGAAATGCTTAATAACAGCGAGCTGGCCGGGTAATGTCCGCCAATTAGTGAATGTTATTGAACAGTGTGTTGCATTAACTACGTCCCCAGTTATCAGTGAAGCGTTGGTTAGCCAAGCCCTGCAAGGTGAAAATACGGCCTTGCCGACATTCGTTGAAGCACGTAATCAATTTGAATTGAATTATTTACGTAAGTTATTACAAATGACGAAGGGAAATGTCACCCAAGCAGCTCGAATGGCAGGACGAAACCGTACAGAATTTTATAAATTACTTGGCCGCCATGATTTAGAAGCCAATGATTTCAAAGAATAA